GTCGACGGCGCATTGAACGCAGACATGTTGCGCCTCACGACCGAGCGCGAGGCGGCATGGCAATGCCTTTATCCCAAGACAATGCTGGAAGCGGCCTCGCCCGCGATTGCGCCTTACCTGGTCGAGATCAGGTTGGACAATCAGGGGCACGCGGCGCTCGCACGGGCGCTACTGCGGCAGAGCGAGCGCATGGATCTTGTGCTTTGGGTTGCGTCGCGCGTGTCGCTGGCCGATATGAGTTATCAGCTCTATCCGTTCGCGGAGGTCGAATTGGCGGATGGCAGACAGGCGTTGCTTCGCTACTATGATCCCCTGATTCTCGAAGCGCTACTGATGGCATTTACACCGGAGCAGCGCGAGCGGTTCGTCGCGCCGTTTCGTGCGCTGCGGTACTGGCGTGGTAGCTGGAAAGACGTCGAGGGCTTCGATCACGACGCCGCCAGTCTCACCGCGACGACCGACGGTCTGAAGCTCACCATCGGGCAGCAACAGAGACTGGCGAGGGCCACATTGGCCGAAACGTTCTATAACGAGATCAAGAGCGAACTCTTGCCGCCGATGTCCGGAATCGACAGCCGCACCGCCATTGCCCACACGCGCGAACTTCTAGACCGTGCAATGCAGCAACATCTTCTTAAGAACCGGGATGAACTGATGCTCTTCACGCTCATCGGCTTGAACATAAATCCGATGTTTGATTTGCATCCGGCAATCGTTATACATCTAGACCCGCAGCAGCGGGGCAGCACTACTTTTCAGGAAAAGATCTCCTCGGTGCCAGGCGACGTATGGGATGAACTGTTGTCGACAACGAGCTTTCACTAATTTTCTACTGACGCGCTAATTGAAAACTGAACATATGCAAGACCCGAATGACGTCGCTGTCGCATTTTTCGTTGGAAAGAAGGCGGACTACTACCAGCAGAAATGGGCGGTCGGTACCCGTCGAAGAAGCGGAGTGTCGTGGAACTGGGCTGCGTTCCTTTTCTCGGGATTCTGGATGGCATACCGCAGGATGTATTGGCAGGCATTGTTTGTGCTTTTCGCGTGGAGTGTCGTGTTCTTTTTGTCGATCACTTTTTTCCCGCCTCCCCTTGGTAACAAGGTGCTCGACGTCCTGAATATCGGAATAGCGGCGACACTTGGATGGCGAGGTAACGGCTGGTATAAGGCGCACGTGCATACCGTAATCGAACGTCTGCGTGCCACGCGCCTCTCCCAGGAGCAGTTCCAAGTGGCTGTGCGACGCCGGGGAGGAACTAGCTGGTTCTCCGTTATTGGTCTGTTTCTGTGTCTGCTGGCCGCAATCTATCCGCTGATGGTGTTGCGCAACATAGTGATCGAAACGGGTTGGTAGGCTTCGAAAACCCACGACACGAATCTTTGAATGCTGTTCTGCCGGACACGAAGATCGAAACAAAACGG
The sequence above is drawn from the Paraburkholderia sprentiae WSM5005 genome and encodes:
- a CDS encoding DUF4123 domain-containing protein, whose translation is MNVVPFQVERFAELTQWFESLGAGRDTPLQLYALVDGALNADMLRLTTEREAAWQCLYPKTMLEAASPAIAPYLVEIRLDNQGHAALARALLRQSERMDLVLWVASRVSLADMSYQLYPFAEVELADGRQALLRYYDPLILEALLMAFTPEQRERFVAPFRALRYWRGSWKDVEGFDHDAASLTATTDGLKLTIGQQQRLARATLAETFYNEIKSELLPPMSGIDSRTAIAHTRELLDRAMQQHLLKNRDELMLFTLIGLNINPMFDLHPAIVIHLDPQQRGSTTFQEKISSVPGDVWDELLSTTSFH
- a CDS encoding DUF2628 domain-containing protein → MKTEHMQDPNDVAVAFFVGKKADYYQQKWAVGTRRRSGVSWNWAAFLFSGFWMAYRRMYWQALFVLFAWSVVFFLSITFFPPPLGNKVLDVLNIGIAATLGWRGNGWYKAHVHTVIERLRATRLSQEQFQVAVRRRGGTSWFSVIGLFLCLLAAIYPLMVLRNIVIETGW